A DNA window from Anoplolepis gracilipes chromosome 13, ASM4749672v1, whole genome shotgun sequence contains the following coding sequences:
- the LOC140672268 gene encoding diphthine methyltransferase: protein MAVEEVFYTLDEFDTEFPADSVEWCPAEPFRDVLVCGTYKLIENKEGAKDERCKRIGRIYLLRVTDGGKLQVLQRIHTSGVLDMKWIHFMDGENNRILLAVADSNGYLQIYELKEKESKTELQLIAEERIDDDNEDVMALSLDWSTRGCVSRTSHLNSHIAVSDSQGRISHFTWHETDNLIKDFTLRAHEFQAWIVAFDYCSDNIFYSGGDDNKFLTFDTRTGSIPVLCNSKHTSGVTSIHSNAVKPFMLATGSYDEILRLWDKRNLKRPTSEINLKGGIWRLKWDPFTHQYLFAACMYEGFKIVNSNYDMSIIGHYNKHCGISYGCDWSLLKKEDVSRLKVSSGETLISTCSYQDCALKLSAINFNICES, encoded by the exons ATGGCAGTTGAGGAAGTTTTTTATACTTTGGATGAGTTTGATACAGAATTTCCAGCAGATTCTGTTGAGTGGTGCCCCGCAGAGCCATTTCGAGATGTATTAGTATGTGgaacatacaaattaattgaGAATAAAGAAGGTGCAAAAGATGAAAGATGTAAACGAATAGGACGTATTTATTTGCTTCGCGTGACAGATGGTGGAAAATTACAAGTATTGCAACGAATACACACTTCAGGTGTATTAGATATGAAGTGGATCCATTTCATGGATGGGGAAAATAATCGAATACTGCTTGCCGTTGCTGACTCCAATggatatttgcaaatatacgaactaaaagagaaagaaagcaaAACAGAGTTGCAATTAATTGCTGAAGAAAGAATCGATGACGATAACGAAGATGTCATGGCATTGTCATTGGATTGGTCCACTCGAGGATGCGTTTCTCGCACTTCTCATTTGAATTCACATATTGCTGTGAGTGATAGTCAAGGCCGAATATCTCATTTCACATGGCACGAAACTGATAATCTAATAAAAGACTTTACGTTACGCGCGCACGAATTCCAGGCGTGGATCGTGGCCTTTGATTACTGCagcgataatattttttattctg gAGGTGATGACAACAAGTTTCTAACTTTTGATACCAGAACAGGATCTATTCCTGTGTTGTGTAATAGTAAGCACACTTCCGGTGTCACCAGCATTCACAGCAATGCTGTTAAACCATTCATGCTCGCAACTGGAAG TTATGATGAGATTTTAAGATTGTGGGACAAGAGAAATTTGAAACGACCAACGTCTGAGATTAATCTTAAAGGTGGAATTTGGCGGTTGAAATGGGATCCGTTTACGCATCAATACTTATTCGCAGCGTGTATGTATGAGGGTTTTAAGATTGTTAATTCTAATTATGACATGTCTATCATTGGCCATTACAATAAGCATTGCGGTATATCATATGGTTGCGACTGGTCATTATTGAAGAAGGAGGATGTTTCGCGTTTAAAAGTATCTAGCGGAGAGACTTTGATAAGTACTTGTTCTTACCAAGATTGTGCTCTCAAATTAtctgcaattaattttaatatttgtgaatCATAG
- the LOC140672267 gene encoding uncharacterized protein, translated as MSEKGEERAVRLYTAVEIMKNARAKESEEQAALRRMQEAQRMARHRAKKKRCLDENLAREISKIAELSKMPPPDPATIAQMSEMNMNKISAELKQMMERGKVPEHIVQMAQLAEFSKMNSELNKMSQDMAKRYEMEKMAEYAKTTEYIKMQEIAKMSEMVKLSEMAKYNDINKMNEMMKMSQMAKINEVQRMNELAKLNEMVKMTEMAKYTNNDITKLNEIAQISEMAKEIAKMNEKTKMNEMMKMQTSMQNDIAKISPEYSKMASEMAKLTELAKLNEITITKLNDPPSLPKMSEIQPPPPPPPPPPRIPEPVITVPNPRNLQNVQTVQVAQASPSSMINFQAVPGQNNYGKLLMIIEELGRDIRLSYAGSRSAAERLKNGIQQARVAVRDCLLETQHNAQQ; from the coding sequence ATGTCAGAAAAGGGAGAGGAACGTGCCGTTAGATTGTATACAGCTGTGGAGATAATGAAGAACGCCAGAGCTAAGGAAAGCGAGGAGCAAGCTGCATTGAGGAGAATGCAAGAAGCTCAGCGAATGGCTAGGCATCgtgcgaaaaaaaaacgttgtCTGGACGAAAATCTTGCGAGAGAGATTTCTAAAATTGCAGAGCTGTCTAAAATGCCCCCTCCGGATCCCGCTACGATAGCCCAAATGTCTGAgatgaatatgaataaaatatctgcGGAATTGAAGCAAATGATGGAAAGGGGAAAAGTACCTGAGCATATAGTTCAAATGGCTCAATTGGCAGAGTTTAGCAAAATGAATTCCGAATTAAATAAGATGTCGCAGGACATGGCGAAAAGATACGAGATGGAAAAGATGGCGGAATATGCCAAGACCACGGAGTACATAAAGATGCAGGAGATCGCCAAGATGAGCGAGATGGTAAAACTTTCCGAGATGGCCAagtataatgatattaataaaatgaacgAAATGATGAAGATGTCGCAAATGGCGAAAATCAACGAGGTACAGAGAATGAATGAATTGGCGAAGCTAAATGAAATGGTAAAAATGACAGAGATGGCCAAATACACGAATAATGACATAACGAAATTGAACGAGATCGCTCAGATCAGCGAGATGGCGAAGGAAATTGCAAAGATGAATGAAAAGACAAAGATGAACGAGATGATGAAGATGCAGACGAGCATGCAGAACGATATCGCGAAAATATCACCGGAGTACTCGAAGATGGCGAGCGAGATGGCCAAGCTGACAGAGCTGGCCAAATTGAACGAGATAACGATCACGAAGCTAAACGATCCACCATCGTTGCCCAAGATGTCGGAGATTcagccgccgccgccgccgcctccGCCACCACCGCGTATTCCCGAACCTGTGATCACCGTGCCAAATCCCAGGAATCTACAGAACGTGCAAACTGTACAAGTGGCGCAGGCCAGCCCGTCCAGCATGATTAATTTTCAGGCCGTGCCCGGTCAAAACAATTATGGTAAACTGTTGATGATTATCGAGGAACTCGGCAGAGATATTCGTCTGTCCTATGCGGGCAGCCGCAGCGCTGCCGAGAGGCTGAAGAACGGTATTCAGCAAGCCAGAGTCGCTGTGCGGGATTGTTTGCTAGAGACACAGCACAATGCGCAACAATGA